In a genomic window of Meleagris gallopavo isolate NT-WF06-2002-E0010 breed Aviagen turkey brand Nicholas breeding stock chromosome 1, Turkey_5.1, whole genome shotgun sequence:
- the MRE11 gene encoding double-strand break repair protein MRE11 isoform X1, producing MSAVGLQDDEDTFKILIATDIHLGYLEKDPVRGNDTFVTFNEILEHAQKNEVDFVLLGGDLFHENKPSRKTIHTCLESLRKYCMGDRPVQFEVLSDQAVNFQFSKFPWVNYQDENLNISMPIFSIHGNHDDPTGVDALCALDILSCAGLLNHFGRSTSVEKIDISPILLRKGRTKIALYGLGAIPDERLYRMFVNKQVTMLRPKEDEDSWFNLFVIHQNRSKHGATNYIPEQFLDDFINLVVWGHEHECKITPAQNEQQHFYVTQPGSSVVTSLSPGEAVKKHVGLLRVKGKKMKMQRIALETVRTFYMEDVVLADHPELFNPDNPKVIQAIQAFCMEKVEMMLDNAERERLGNPRQPEKPLIRLRVDYTGGFEPFIIHRFSQKFMDRVANPKDIIHFFRHREQKEKNDNDLNFGKLFSRPASEGVTLRVEDLVKQYFQTAEKKVQLSLLTERGMGEAVQEFVDKEEKDAIEELVKFQLEKTQRFLKERHIDAEEVKIDEEVRKFRESRRENTEEEDEEVREAMTRARAQRSKDVVLDSASSDEELMDTGMKASGDSDDDIPTTLSRGRGRGRARGARGQNSTARGSSRRGRAFRSLKPEPSQSASKFFSEDIIDDELDLEESHINLSSKTNQRFSAMSSFSKRGSQSQTSRGVDFESDEDDPFKNTATSRRKK from the exons ATGAGTGCCGTCGGCTTGCA GGATGATGAAGATACTTTTAAGATACTGATTGCTACTGATATTCATCTTGGCTATTTGGAGAAAGACCCAGTGCGTGGAAATGACACGTTTGTaacttttaatgaaattttgGAGCATGctcaaaaaaatgaa GTGGACTTTGTTTTATTAGGTGGGGACCTCTTTCATGAAAACAAACCTTCCAGAAAAACAATACATACTTGTTTAGAGTCACTAAGAAAATACTGCATGGGTGATCGTCCTGTTCAGTTTGAAGTTCTGAGTGATCAGGCAGTTAATTTTCAGTTCAGCAA GTTTCCATGGGTGAACTACCAGGATGAAAATCTCAACATTTCTATGCCAATTTTTAGTATTCATGGCAATCATGATGATCCCACAGGG GTGGATGCACTGTGTGCACTGGATATTTTAAGCTGTGCAGGATTGCTGAATCATTTTGGACGTTCAACTTCCGTGGAGAAAATAGATATTAGCCCCATTTTATTACGTAAGGGTAGAACAAAAATTGCTCTGTATGGCTTAG GGGCCATTCCAGATGAGAGGTTGTATCGTATGTTTGTCAATAAACAAGTAACCATGCTGAGACCAAAGGAGGATGAAGACAGTTGGTTTAACTTGTTTGTGATTCATCAGAATAG AAGCAAACATGGAGCCACAAACTACATTCCAGAGCAGTTCTTAGATGACTTTATTAATCTTGTTGTGTGGGGTCATGAACATGAGTGTAAAATAACTCCAGCCCAAAACGAACAGCAGCATTTCTATGTTACTCAGCCAGGAAGTTCAGTGGTGACGTCTCTGTCTCCAGGAGAAGCCGTAAAGAA GCATGTTGGTTTGCTGcgtgttaaaggaaaaaaaatgaaaatgcagaggATTGCTTTAGAGACCGTACGAACTTTCTATATGGAAGATGTTGTCCTGGCTGATCACCCAGAACTGTTTAATCCTGACAATCCTAAAGTAATTCAGGCAATACAAGCATTCTGCATGGAAAAG GTTGAAATGATGCTGGATAATGCAGAAAGAGAACGCCTTGGAAATCCACGCCAGCCAGAGAAGCCTCTCATTAGATTACGA GTTGATTACACGGGTGGCTTTGAGCCATTCATCATCCATCGTTTCAGCCAGAAGTTCATGGATAGGGTGGCCAACCCAAAGGACATCATACATTTTTTCAGACATCgtgaacaaaaagagaaaaacg acAATGATCTTAATTTTGGAAAGCTGTTTAGCAGACCTGCTTCTGAGGGGGTGACACTGAGAGTGGAAGACCTTgtaaagcagtattttcagACAGCAGAGAAG aaagtacaACTTTCACTTCTAACTGAAAGAGGAATGGGAGAAGCAGTGCAGGAGTTTGtggacaaagaagaaaaagatgccATAGAGGAACTGGTGAAGTTTCAGCtagagaaaacacaaagatttCTTAAGGAGCGTCACATTGATGCGGAGGAAGTAAAAATAGATGAGGAG GTGCGAAAATTTCGGGAGAGTAgaagagaaaacactgaagaggaggatgaggaagtTCGAGAG GCAATGACGAGGGCTAGAGCTCAAAGGTCCAAGGATGTGGTTCTAGACTCAGCCTCCAGTGATGAAGAACTCATGGATACAGGGATGAAAGCCTCTGGTGATTCAGATGATGACATTCCCACAACACTGAGCCGAGGAAGGGGTAGAGGAAGGGCAAGAGGTGCAAGAGGGCAAAATTCAACAGCAAGAGGGTCATCTCGAAGGGGAAGAG CCTTTAGGTCTTTGAAACCAGAGCCTTCCCAGAGTGCATCTAAATTTTTCTCTGAG GATATTATAGATGATGAATTGGATCTAGAAGAGTCTCATATTAATCTTTCctccaaaacaaaccaaag gtTCTCAGCTATGTCTTCATTTAGTAAAAGAGGTTCACAAAGCCAAACATCCAGAGGAGTTGATTTTGAGTCAGATGAG GATGACCCGTTCAAAAACACTGCAACATCACGAAGAAAGAAATGA
- the ANKRD49 gene encoding LOW QUALITY PROTEIN: ankyrin repeat domain-containing protein 49 (The sequence of the model RefSeq protein was modified relative to this genomic sequence to represent the inferred CDS: inserted 1 base in 1 codon), with protein sequence MSKGKRAAEKDADERDDDSDEFAEFTESFNQLELLETHRHLIPIGTQSGWSGQSDDEDDEQERSEEWYEMQXKKMEKNPEKLILWAAENNRLTTVRRLLSEKLAPVNARDEDQYTPLHRASYSGHLDMARELVAQGADIHAQTVDGWTPLHSACKWNNTEVAAFLLQQGADINAQTNGLLTPLHIAAGNKNSRETLELLLMNRYIKADLKNNLDETALDIARRTDIYHYLFEIVEDCINAVSP encoded by the exons ATGAGCAAAGGCAAACGTGCTGCTGAGAAGGACGCTGATGAGAGAGATGATGACAGCGATGAGTTTGCAGAGTTTACAGAGAGTTTTAACCAACTCGAGCTGCTGGAAACGCACCGGCATTTGATTCCTATAGGAACTCAGAGCGGTTGGTCGGGGCAGTCTGACGATGAAGATGATGAACAAGAAAGAAGTGAGGAATGGTATgagatgc gaaaaaaaatggagaaaaatccAGAGAAATTAATACTGTGGGCAGCTGAAAACAATCGG CTCACTACAGTGAGGAGGCTCCTTTCCGAAAAGCTGGCTCCAGTTAATGCTCGTGATGAAGATCAATACACTCCTCTCCATCGAGCTTCCTACAGTGGGCACTTGGACATGGCCCGGGAGTTGGTTGCCCAGGGGGCAGATATTCATGCACAAACAGTGGATGGGTGGACGCCCCTGCACAGTGCATGCAAGTGGAACAATACAGAAGTGGCCGCGTTCTTACTTCAGCAGGGTGCAGACATCAACGCTCAGACAAATGGCTTGTTGACGCCTTTACATATtgctgcaggaaacaaaaacagtagGGAAACCCTTGAACTTCTGCTGATGAATCGCTACATAAAAGCAGACCTGAAAAATAACTTGGATGAAACTGCCCTTGACATTGCTAGGAGGACCGATATATACCACTACCTTTTTGAAATAGTAGAAGACTGCATAAATGCTGTGTCCCCTTAA
- the GPR83 gene encoding probable G-protein coupled receptor 83, with the protein MFGKGNITPYWDPVFSEREQIGNHIRKRSLEEVLEIPNISGFFPWDNDTLADWQSFVGRSRHGADSQHVAAKALLITAYSIIIVFSLFGNVLVCHVIIKSKRLRSATSLFIVNLAVADIMITLLNTPFTLARFVNSTWIFGKGMCHVSRFAQYCSLHVSALTLTAIAVDRHQVIMHPLKPRLPMAKGIIYISVIWVMAACFSLPHAIYQKLFTFEYSEEVTRCLCIPDFPEPADLFWKYLDLTTFVLLYVLPLLIISAAYMTVAKKLWLRNVIGDVTTEQYFALRKKNKKTIKMLMLVVILFAICWFPLNCYVVLLSSQTIHSNNALYFAFHWLAMSSTCYNPFIYCWLNDSFRAELKALLNICRKPPSLAEQRLPSTVPSYRLAWPENSHFKRLQVSHVPASASINQLGKMDISAVEPIVAVS; encoded by the exons ATGTTTGGAAAGGGAAATATCACACCCTACTGGGATCCTGTCTTTTCAGAGAGAGAACAGATTGGTAACCACATCAGGAAGAG GAGTCTTGAGGAGGTGTTGGAAATCCCGAACATCTCGGGGTTCTTTCCCTGGGATAACGACACGCTGGCCGACTGGCAGAGCTTTGTGGGCAGGAGCCGACACGGAGCAGACTCGCAGCATGTGGCGGCCAAAGCTCTGCTCATCACTGCGTATTCCATCATCATCGTCTTCTCCCTTTTCGGCAACGTCCTGGTCTGCCACGTCATCATCAAGAGCAAACGCCTGCGCTCCGCTACCAGTCTGTTCATCGTCAACCTGGCTGTGGCTGACATCATGATCACGCTTCTCAACACGCCTTTTACACTG GCTCGTTTTGTGAACAGCACGTGGATATTTGGGAAGGGGATGTGCCATGTCAGTAGGTTCGCACAGTACTGCTCGCTCCACGTCTCTGCTCTGACCCTCACAGCCATTGCCGTGGACAGGCACCAG GTCATAATGCACCCTCTGAAACCTCGCTTACCTATGGCAAAAGGCATTATCTACATCTCTGTAATTTGGGTCATGGCAGCTTGTTTTTCCCTCCCACATGCTATCTACCAAAAACTCTTTACTTTTGAATACAG TGAGGAAGTCACTCGGTGCCTGTGCATCCCAGATTTCCCTGAGCCAGCTGATCTCTTCTGGAAGTACCTCGACTTAACAACCTTCGTTTTGCTCTACGTCCTACCCCTGTTGATCATCTCTGCTGCCTACATGACAGTGGCCAAGAAACTCTGGCTGCGCAATGTCATTGGGGATGTCACCACTGAGCAGTACTTTGCCCTTCgcaaaaaaaataagaagactATAAAGATGTTGATGCTTGTTGTCATCCTCTTTGCCATCTGCTGGTTTCCCTTAAATTGCTATGTTGTCCTGCTCTCCAGCCAAACCATCCACTCCAACAATGCCCTTTACTTTGCCTTTCACTGGCTTGCAATGAGCAGCACCTGCTACAACCCCTTCATCTACTGCTGGCTCAATGACAGCTTCCGGGCAGAACTGAAGGCTTTGCTCAACATCTGCAGAAAACCTCCTAGCCTTGCAGAACAGAGGCTTCCCTCCACGGTCCCTTCTTACCGACTGGCGTGGCCTGAAAACAGCCACTTCAAGAGGCTGCAGGTCTCTCATG
- the MRE11 gene encoding double-strand break repair protein MRE11 isoform X4, with amino-acid sequence MGDRPVQFEVLSDQAVNFQFSKFPWVNYQDENLNISMPIFSIHGNHDDPTGVDALCALDILSCAGLLNHFGRSTSVEKIDISPILLRKGRTKIALYGLGAIPDERLYRMFVNKQVTMLRPKEDEDSWFNLFVIHQNRSKHGATNYIPEQFLDDFINLVVWGHEHECKITPAQNEQQHFYVTQPGSSVVTSLSPGEAVKKHVGLLRVKGKKMKMQRIALETVRTFYMEDVVLADHPELFNPDNPKVIQAIQAFCMEKVEMMLDNAERERLGNPRQPEKPLIRLRVDYTGGFEPFIIHRFSQKFMDRVANPKDIIHFFRHREQKEKNDNDLNFGKLFSRPASEGVTLRVEDLVKQYFQTAEKKVQLSLLTERGMGEAVQEFVDKEEKDAIEELVKFQLEKTQRFLKERHIDAEEVKIDEEVRKFRESRRENTEEEDEEVREAMTRARAQRSKDVVLDSASSDEELMDTGMKASGDSDDDIPTTLSRGRGRGRARGARGQNSTARGSSRRGRAFRSLKPEPSQSASKFFSEDIIDDELDLEESHINLSSKTNQRFSAMSSFSKRGSQSQTSRGVDFESDEDDPFKNTATSRRKK; translated from the exons ATGGGTGATCGTCCTGTTCAGTTTGAAGTTCTGAGTGATCAGGCAGTTAATTTTCAGTTCAGCAA GTTTCCATGGGTGAACTACCAGGATGAAAATCTCAACATTTCTATGCCAATTTTTAGTATTCATGGCAATCATGATGATCCCACAGGG GTGGATGCACTGTGTGCACTGGATATTTTAAGCTGTGCAGGATTGCTGAATCATTTTGGACGTTCAACTTCCGTGGAGAAAATAGATATTAGCCCCATTTTATTACGTAAGGGTAGAACAAAAATTGCTCTGTATGGCTTAG GGGCCATTCCAGATGAGAGGTTGTATCGTATGTTTGTCAATAAACAAGTAACCATGCTGAGACCAAAGGAGGATGAAGACAGTTGGTTTAACTTGTTTGTGATTCATCAGAATAG AAGCAAACATGGAGCCACAAACTACATTCCAGAGCAGTTCTTAGATGACTTTATTAATCTTGTTGTGTGGGGTCATGAACATGAGTGTAAAATAACTCCAGCCCAAAACGAACAGCAGCATTTCTATGTTACTCAGCCAGGAAGTTCAGTGGTGACGTCTCTGTCTCCAGGAGAAGCCGTAAAGAA GCATGTTGGTTTGCTGcgtgttaaaggaaaaaaaatgaaaatgcagaggATTGCTTTAGAGACCGTACGAACTTTCTATATGGAAGATGTTGTCCTGGCTGATCACCCAGAACTGTTTAATCCTGACAATCCTAAAGTAATTCAGGCAATACAAGCATTCTGCATGGAAAAG GTTGAAATGATGCTGGATAATGCAGAAAGAGAACGCCTTGGAAATCCACGCCAGCCAGAGAAGCCTCTCATTAGATTACGA GTTGATTACACGGGTGGCTTTGAGCCATTCATCATCCATCGTTTCAGCCAGAAGTTCATGGATAGGGTGGCCAACCCAAAGGACATCATACATTTTTTCAGACATCgtgaacaaaaagagaaaaacg acAATGATCTTAATTTTGGAAAGCTGTTTAGCAGACCTGCTTCTGAGGGGGTGACACTGAGAGTGGAAGACCTTgtaaagcagtattttcagACAGCAGAGAAG aaagtacaACTTTCACTTCTAACTGAAAGAGGAATGGGAGAAGCAGTGCAGGAGTTTGtggacaaagaagaaaaagatgccATAGAGGAACTGGTGAAGTTTCAGCtagagaaaacacaaagatttCTTAAGGAGCGTCACATTGATGCGGAGGAAGTAAAAATAGATGAGGAG GTGCGAAAATTTCGGGAGAGTAgaagagaaaacactgaagaggaggatgaggaagtTCGAGAG GCAATGACGAGGGCTAGAGCTCAAAGGTCCAAGGATGTGGTTCTAGACTCAGCCTCCAGTGATGAAGAACTCATGGATACAGGGATGAAAGCCTCTGGTGATTCAGATGATGACATTCCCACAACACTGAGCCGAGGAAGGGGTAGAGGAAGGGCAAGAGGTGCAAGAGGGCAAAATTCAACAGCAAGAGGGTCATCTCGAAGGGGAAGAG CCTTTAGGTCTTTGAAACCAGAGCCTTCCCAGAGTGCATCTAAATTTTTCTCTGAG GATATTATAGATGATGAATTGGATCTAGAAGAGTCTCATATTAATCTTTCctccaaaacaaaccaaag gtTCTCAGCTATGTCTTCATTTAGTAAAAGAGGTTCACAAAGCCAAACATCCAGAGGAGTTGATTTTGAGTCAGATGAG GATGACCCGTTCAAAAACACTGCAACATCACGAAGAAAGAAATGA
- the MRE11 gene encoding double-strand break repair protein MRE11 isoform X2, which produces MDDEDTFKILIATDIHLGYLEKDPVRGNDTFVTFNEILEHAQKNEVDFVLLGGDLFHENKPSRKTIHTCLESLRKYCMGDRPVQFEVLSDQAVNFQFSKFPWVNYQDENLNISMPIFSIHGNHDDPTGVDALCALDILSCAGLLNHFGRSTSVEKIDISPILLRKGRTKIALYGLGAIPDERLYRMFVNKQVTMLRPKEDEDSWFNLFVIHQNRSKHGATNYIPEQFLDDFINLVVWGHEHECKITPAQNEQQHFYVTQPGSSVVTSLSPGEAVKKHVGLLRVKGKKMKMQRIALETVRTFYMEDVVLADHPELFNPDNPKVIQAIQAFCMEKVEMMLDNAERERLGNPRQPEKPLIRLRVDYTGGFEPFIIHRFSQKFMDRVANPKDIIHFFRHREQKEKNDNDLNFGKLFSRPASEGVTLRVEDLVKQYFQTAEKKVQLSLLTERGMGEAVQEFVDKEEKDAIEELVKFQLEKTQRFLKERHIDAEEVKIDEEVRKFRESRRENTEEEDEEVREAMTRARAQRSKDVVLDSASSDEELMDTGMKASGDSDDDIPTTLSRGRGRGRARGARGQNSTARGSSRRGRAFRSLKPEPSQSASKFFSEDIIDDELDLEESHINLSSKTNQRFSAMSSFSKRGSQSQTSRGVDFESDEDDPFKNTATSRRKK; this is translated from the exons AT GGATGATGAAGATACTTTTAAGATACTGATTGCTACTGATATTCATCTTGGCTATTTGGAGAAAGACCCAGTGCGTGGAAATGACACGTTTGTaacttttaatgaaattttgGAGCATGctcaaaaaaatgaa GTGGACTTTGTTTTATTAGGTGGGGACCTCTTTCATGAAAACAAACCTTCCAGAAAAACAATACATACTTGTTTAGAGTCACTAAGAAAATACTGCATGGGTGATCGTCCTGTTCAGTTTGAAGTTCTGAGTGATCAGGCAGTTAATTTTCAGTTCAGCAA GTTTCCATGGGTGAACTACCAGGATGAAAATCTCAACATTTCTATGCCAATTTTTAGTATTCATGGCAATCATGATGATCCCACAGGG GTGGATGCACTGTGTGCACTGGATATTTTAAGCTGTGCAGGATTGCTGAATCATTTTGGACGTTCAACTTCCGTGGAGAAAATAGATATTAGCCCCATTTTATTACGTAAGGGTAGAACAAAAATTGCTCTGTATGGCTTAG GGGCCATTCCAGATGAGAGGTTGTATCGTATGTTTGTCAATAAACAAGTAACCATGCTGAGACCAAAGGAGGATGAAGACAGTTGGTTTAACTTGTTTGTGATTCATCAGAATAG AAGCAAACATGGAGCCACAAACTACATTCCAGAGCAGTTCTTAGATGACTTTATTAATCTTGTTGTGTGGGGTCATGAACATGAGTGTAAAATAACTCCAGCCCAAAACGAACAGCAGCATTTCTATGTTACTCAGCCAGGAAGTTCAGTGGTGACGTCTCTGTCTCCAGGAGAAGCCGTAAAGAA GCATGTTGGTTTGCTGcgtgttaaaggaaaaaaaatgaaaatgcagaggATTGCTTTAGAGACCGTACGAACTTTCTATATGGAAGATGTTGTCCTGGCTGATCACCCAGAACTGTTTAATCCTGACAATCCTAAAGTAATTCAGGCAATACAAGCATTCTGCATGGAAAAG GTTGAAATGATGCTGGATAATGCAGAAAGAGAACGCCTTGGAAATCCACGCCAGCCAGAGAAGCCTCTCATTAGATTACGA GTTGATTACACGGGTGGCTTTGAGCCATTCATCATCCATCGTTTCAGCCAGAAGTTCATGGATAGGGTGGCCAACCCAAAGGACATCATACATTTTTTCAGACATCgtgaacaaaaagagaaaaacg acAATGATCTTAATTTTGGAAAGCTGTTTAGCAGACCTGCTTCTGAGGGGGTGACACTGAGAGTGGAAGACCTTgtaaagcagtattttcagACAGCAGAGAAG aaagtacaACTTTCACTTCTAACTGAAAGAGGAATGGGAGAAGCAGTGCAGGAGTTTGtggacaaagaagaaaaagatgccATAGAGGAACTGGTGAAGTTTCAGCtagagaaaacacaaagatttCTTAAGGAGCGTCACATTGATGCGGAGGAAGTAAAAATAGATGAGGAG GTGCGAAAATTTCGGGAGAGTAgaagagaaaacactgaagaggaggatgaggaagtTCGAGAG GCAATGACGAGGGCTAGAGCTCAAAGGTCCAAGGATGTGGTTCTAGACTCAGCCTCCAGTGATGAAGAACTCATGGATACAGGGATGAAAGCCTCTGGTGATTCAGATGATGACATTCCCACAACACTGAGCCGAGGAAGGGGTAGAGGAAGGGCAAGAGGTGCAAGAGGGCAAAATTCAACAGCAAGAGGGTCATCTCGAAGGGGAAGAG CCTTTAGGTCTTTGAAACCAGAGCCTTCCCAGAGTGCATCTAAATTTTTCTCTGAG GATATTATAGATGATGAATTGGATCTAGAAGAGTCTCATATTAATCTTTCctccaaaacaaaccaaag gtTCTCAGCTATGTCTTCATTTAGTAAAAGAGGTTCACAAAGCCAAACATCCAGAGGAGTTGATTTTGAGTCAGATGAG GATGACCCGTTCAAAAACACTGCAACATCACGAAGAAAGAAATGA
- the MRE11 gene encoding double-strand break repair protein MRE11 isoform X3 yields the protein MSAVGLQDDEDTFKILIATDIHLGYLEKDPVRGNDTFVTFNEILEHAQKNEVDFVLLGGDLFHENKPSRKTIHTCLESLRKYCMGDRPVQFEVLSDQAVNFQFSKFPWVNYQDENLNISMPIFSIHGNHDDPTGVDALCALDILSCAGLLNHFGRSTSVEKIDISPILLRKGRTKIALYGLGAIPDERLYRMFVNKQVTMLRPKEDEDSWFNLFVIHQNRSKHGATNYIPEQFLDDFINLVVWGHEHECKITPAQNEQQHFYVTQPGSSVVTSLSPGEAVKKHVGLLRVKGKKMKMQRIALETVRTFYMEDVVLADHPELFNPDNPKVIQAIQAFCMEKVEMMLDNAERERLGNPRQPEKPLIRLRVDYTGGFEPFIIHRFSQKFMDRVANPKDIIHFFRHREQKEKNDNDLNFGKLFSRPASEGVTLRVEDLVKQYFQTAEKVRKFRESRRENTEEEDEEVREAMTRARAQRSKDVVLDSASSDEELMDTGMKASGDSDDDIPTTLSRGRGRGRARGARGQNSTARGSSRRGRAFRSLKPEPSQSASKFFSEDIIDDELDLEESHINLSSKTNQRFSAMSSFSKRGSQSQTSRGVDFESDEDDPFKNTATSRRKK from the exons ATGAGTGCCGTCGGCTTGCA GGATGATGAAGATACTTTTAAGATACTGATTGCTACTGATATTCATCTTGGCTATTTGGAGAAAGACCCAGTGCGTGGAAATGACACGTTTGTaacttttaatgaaattttgGAGCATGctcaaaaaaatgaa GTGGACTTTGTTTTATTAGGTGGGGACCTCTTTCATGAAAACAAACCTTCCAGAAAAACAATACATACTTGTTTAGAGTCACTAAGAAAATACTGCATGGGTGATCGTCCTGTTCAGTTTGAAGTTCTGAGTGATCAGGCAGTTAATTTTCAGTTCAGCAA GTTTCCATGGGTGAACTACCAGGATGAAAATCTCAACATTTCTATGCCAATTTTTAGTATTCATGGCAATCATGATGATCCCACAGGG GTGGATGCACTGTGTGCACTGGATATTTTAAGCTGTGCAGGATTGCTGAATCATTTTGGACGTTCAACTTCCGTGGAGAAAATAGATATTAGCCCCATTTTATTACGTAAGGGTAGAACAAAAATTGCTCTGTATGGCTTAG GGGCCATTCCAGATGAGAGGTTGTATCGTATGTTTGTCAATAAACAAGTAACCATGCTGAGACCAAAGGAGGATGAAGACAGTTGGTTTAACTTGTTTGTGATTCATCAGAATAG AAGCAAACATGGAGCCACAAACTACATTCCAGAGCAGTTCTTAGATGACTTTATTAATCTTGTTGTGTGGGGTCATGAACATGAGTGTAAAATAACTCCAGCCCAAAACGAACAGCAGCATTTCTATGTTACTCAGCCAGGAAGTTCAGTGGTGACGTCTCTGTCTCCAGGAGAAGCCGTAAAGAA GCATGTTGGTTTGCTGcgtgttaaaggaaaaaaaatgaaaatgcagaggATTGCTTTAGAGACCGTACGAACTTTCTATATGGAAGATGTTGTCCTGGCTGATCACCCAGAACTGTTTAATCCTGACAATCCTAAAGTAATTCAGGCAATACAAGCATTCTGCATGGAAAAG GTTGAAATGATGCTGGATAATGCAGAAAGAGAACGCCTTGGAAATCCACGCCAGCCAGAGAAGCCTCTCATTAGATTACGA GTTGATTACACGGGTGGCTTTGAGCCATTCATCATCCATCGTTTCAGCCAGAAGTTCATGGATAGGGTGGCCAACCCAAAGGACATCATACATTTTTTCAGACATCgtgaacaaaaagagaaaaacg acAATGATCTTAATTTTGGAAAGCTGTTTAGCAGACCTGCTTCTGAGGGGGTGACACTGAGAGTGGAAGACCTTgtaaagcagtattttcagACAGCAGAGAAG GTGCGAAAATTTCGGGAGAGTAgaagagaaaacactgaagaggaggatgaggaagtTCGAGAG GCAATGACGAGGGCTAGAGCTCAAAGGTCCAAGGATGTGGTTCTAGACTCAGCCTCCAGTGATGAAGAACTCATGGATACAGGGATGAAAGCCTCTGGTGATTCAGATGATGACATTCCCACAACACTGAGCCGAGGAAGGGGTAGAGGAAGGGCAAGAGGTGCAAGAGGGCAAAATTCAACAGCAAGAGGGTCATCTCGAAGGGGAAGAG CCTTTAGGTCTTTGAAACCAGAGCCTTCCCAGAGTGCATCTAAATTTTTCTCTGAG GATATTATAGATGATGAATTGGATCTAGAAGAGTCTCATATTAATCTTTCctccaaaacaaaccaaag gtTCTCAGCTATGTCTTCATTTAGTAAAAGAGGTTCACAAAGCCAAACATCCAGAGGAGTTGATTTTGAGTCAGATGAG GATGACCCGTTCAAAAACACTGCAACATCACGAAGAAAGAAATGA